The following proteins are encoded in a genomic region of Brachyspira pilosicoli:
- a CDS encoding APC family permease has translation MSGNKLGLFSIVLLGINAIVGTGIFLLPNQAYAEVGVMSIGVIIFDAFLVISIALCFAEMGGMYKNNGGPYLYAKDAFGEFVGFEVGIMKWAISIIAWAAMAMGFPTALGAVWAPAQNPLVQKVIAISILVLLGIMNIMGVKISKIMNNIVTTGKLIPLILFVAVGIFFIKGENFVNPVAENGEVVLKGTFGSAALLIFYAFTGFESIGVAAGDMDNAKKNVPLAICIVLILVAIIYILIQVNSIGILGASLATTSTPVATAAEKFLGKWAGAMVTAGTLISIGGINVASSFLTPRAGVAMSDENQLPSFISKRNSKDVPYVAVIISVVLTALVTLTGSFTTLAAISVVSRFAQYIPTCLAVPVMRKKAPDMERGFTLPLGPVIPIIAIVVSLWLLSQSDLKKIIFGLGGLVIGAIVYFLMKLSNKK, from the coding sequence ATGTCGGGTAATAAGTTAGGGCTCTTTAGTATAGTATTACTTGGTATTAATGCTATAGTTGGAACAGGTATTTTTTTGCTTCCCAATCAGGCTTATGCTGAAGTTGGTGTAATGAGTATAGGGGTAATCATATTTGATGCTTTTTTGGTTATTTCTATAGCATTATGTTTTGCTGAAATGGGAGGAATGTATAAGAATAATGGCGGACCTTATCTTTATGCCAAGGATGCATTTGGCGAGTTTGTTGGTTTTGAAGTTGGTATAATGAAATGGGCTATAAGTATAATTGCTTGGGCTGCTATGGCTATGGGTTTTCCTACAGCATTGGGGGCAGTTTGGGCTCCGGCTCAAAATCCTTTAGTTCAAAAAGTTATTGCTATAAGTATACTTGTTTTGCTTGGTATAATGAACATTATGGGAGTAAAAATATCCAAAATAATGAATAATATAGTAACAACTGGTAAATTAATACCTTTAATATTGTTTGTTGCAGTTGGTATTTTCTTTATAAAGGGTGAAAACTTTGTAAATCCTGTGGCTGAAAATGGTGAAGTTGTATTAAAAGGTACATTTGGAAGTGCAGCTTTACTTATATTTTATGCTTTTACAGGTTTTGAATCTATAGGTGTTGCAGCAGGAGATATGGATAATGCTAAAAAGAATGTTCCTCTTGCTATATGTATAGTTTTGATATTGGTAGCTATAATATATATACTTATTCAGGTAAACAGCATAGGTATATTAGGAGCTTCTTTAGCAACAACAAGTACACCAGTGGCTACAGCAGCAGAAAAGTTCTTAGGTAAATGGGCTGGTGCTATGGTTACTGCTGGTACTTTGATTTCTATAGGCGGTATTAATGTAGCTTCTTCATTTTTAACTCCTCGTGCGGGTGTTGCTATGTCTGATGAAAATCAGCTTCCAAGCTTTATTTCAAAAAGAAATTCTAAAGATGTTCCTTATGTAGCAGTAATAATATCAGTTGTATTAACAGCATTGGTTACACTTACAGGAAGTTTCACTACATTAGCAGCTATTAGTGTTGTATCACGTTTTGCTCAGTATATTCCTACTTGTTTAGCAGTTCCAGTGATGAGAAAAAAGGCTCCAGATATGGAGAGAGGTTTTACTCTTCCTCTTGGACCTGTTATTCCTATAATTGCTATAGTTGTTAGCTTGTGGTTATTATCACAATCAGATTTAAAGAAAATTATATTTGGTTTGGGCGGTCTTGTGATAGGAGCTATTGTTTATTTTTTAATGAAGCTATCAAACAAGAAATAA